The Vitis vinifera cultivar Pinot Noir 40024 chromosome 18, ASM3070453v1 region TAATTGTGTTCAAAATAATTTTGCGGGAATTTAATGCATAGATGGAAAAGTCTTCCATGCAAGCCACTCTCAACCATCCAATTACCTTGTTAATATAAAGCCAATTACCTTGTTAATATAAAGAGAACTCTCCCAATAAAGGTTTCCTTGTAAATACATCACCATAATAATGAACCTCTTTTAGAATTCTTGCAAAGCATTTATAGTAGTTCCATGTCATTCAAATTTCATACAAATTTGTCTTGGTGGAACAACTCTACCTGAGAAGTTCTCCATGATCAAGAAGCTCTCCATGATCAAGAATATGTGAATCTCAAATATCGGCAAATTACCTATCCCAATCTCAACTGTATTATGTCAAGTTGGATcatgaaataaaatactagTATAGTATACAATGCATGACTCCAAGAAAGGTTTCTTAATTACCTTTTTCGAGgagaaattaagaaataaagatGCATGGTCCTGTGATTCTATGGACTAGAGGAAGCCTCTTGCTATGCTATAAACTAAACCAGATTCCTATTATGCAGTTGGCATGATAAGGATTCAGAACATATCAGTCTACCCAGTCCACAATACTGGATAGTTTTgtaaacatattctcaagtagtcGTGAAGCACGGAGATTAATTACATGCCTATTTGTGGGATTCATGAGAAGATAGATTATATATGGGATTCATGAAGACCAAGCCACTGTTGGTGACAGAGATGCTGACTTTATGTTAGATAAGAACTTAGAAATTAAGCAACATTAGGCCAGCTATTAGTTTATTTTTGGAAGGGGCAACCTCAGACAATGTAATATTGCAGACTAAACCACTGAAGCTGAATATATAGCAATGTTGAAGGAATAAAGAACCTATACAGAGCTCAAGAAAGTCCTCCTGGAGCTTTGAGTGGTTCCGCTGGTGCAACTGCTTATGATCACTTAATATGACAATATATTGGAATAATTAATCGGTAAATTTAAAAGCTCAGAGAAATGATAGAAAGGGCCTGGAGACTTCTCTATTCATGAAATGAATGAGAGTCCTTTGTGTTGCCTTGTGTGTTTTCTTGGTTTTACTAGAGTAGAGCATTGGAATATGACCAGAAGCTTGATTGGAACAAAAAAGTGAAGGGGATTTGAGGCTCTAAACCAAGTGGGTGCCCAGAGAATTAATGGGGTAAGcttcttcacaggtgagagcaATCTCGCTTAGGCATTTTCTGGTGTAGGAAGATACAAGACTTTTGCATGAGAATGCATGTATGTGGAATACTCTTTAACATGTAAAACGACCCAAACTTTCTAAGTTATTAACCAAATATGGCAAAACCACTCCTCTTAGGGCGTATGGGACTGCAGAGTGGGAATGAATGAGTATCTTgatcctttatttatttattctcgTATTTGAATAActtaaatgatgataaaaatgaaatcaaaatggGATTTTAATTCATCTTAGTATTTTGATTCCCCATTCCCCGGtgtaagttaattttaaaaatactttttaaaaattaaaaaaataaagatttttttagataacttgtttttaattttttttttattttgtaaaactcacaaattctaaattcaatttatataatgtaaattaaattaaatttaattcatgtcttattaaaaataaaaatatttttatttttaaataaattaaaaaataaatagttttttaataaaatatgaatattagttatataataatttaataaattatattttttataaatattataaaaaatagatattaacgttaattgatttattttgttaaaaataaataatagtaataataataataataataatttaaacaatttttggaGTTAAAAACATAGtattaaccattttttttattattttttttttttgtgttagtCATTCCAAAAACTTTACCAATATATGCATTTGCCTCTTATACAttacaaaaattctttttagaatCAATCACCAATTTAGAGATAAACATAACTTTAAAActtatcaaaaacaattttttgagttaaaaaCATAGTAGAAACTAACTTAGAAAAtataagagtttgtttggttgtataatttaaaaacatttttttgtttttaaaaacataaaacaatttagAAACTATTTAGTCATGATTCTCTAGAAacaattgttaaaaataaagtgaaatataaaacaatttatagAAAACAAGTCAAAGATAAtttcactaatttttaaaaacaaaaggaaaacacgAGCCTATTTgaccatgttttttaaaacttgtttttaaaaaaccgtttttaagttaaagaatgaaaaataatttttaaaaacaagttttaaaaaacatgggCAAACGGGTCTTAAAGTATTctcttcttaattttttgtattggtcatttcaaaaattttattaattatagataTGTGTTTCACTCAAATTTTATAACCATGAATAACCTGTATCCATATATGATGAAGTCCAAAGTTGTCTTGAGACGAATAAGACACAAGGAAGTAAGTCATATCTAAAAGAAAGGactaaaatttttaactatataaaatacaattatATTTTAGGGTGCATATCATGGGTAAAGAGATAAAAGATGTATAATTAGGTTCAAAATCCATAAGTTGGTTTACAATTAATTTAGATGATATTTTCCTGTTGACTATCCAATAATATTCAATAGGGGCAAAACAACTCCTCTTAATGGTCCATGTGAAAGGGATCGTttacctaaaaaaaatcaaagtccatgcGGTTGCATTCACTGGTATTTATGATTCATCAAATTGATCAACATTCTTTATTGTGAGAGGTTGCTACCATCAACTAGTTTTCTTGTTGATGGAGAATGTTGTTGAATTCAAGTATAAGAATTCATTCCAAAAGACAAATTTTCCATCCCTAGGAGGATAAGAGTAGTACCCCATGTCGGCACCCATCCATCTTTCCATTGTCATCCATCATTTCAAATTTCATGGAATAAATTTAATGTCTAATCTTAATATGATGTTACTACCTGAAGTGATGAATAGATAGTATTCCCTAAattaatctttaaattaatgttttcattacCTACATTATATTAGtccatttatattaattcttGTTTAGGAGAAAAATCTCATACATAGGTAATAGAATTGATTCTATACCCTATACATGATATAACGTTGAAAAACCACCTACTGGGTGCAAGAAACTATGGATAGTCTCTTGATCGCTAATAACCCAAATGATGTATCTACTTCCCAAGATCTTATATCCTTAACATCTATACTCTTTCACATCCCAACACAACACTTTCCTATATATCTTAGTGGATCACTTGATACCCTTAGTACATCATTTGAAACCTTATCAAAGTTTTGCGGTGAGATTACTAGCCTTTgttataatcaaagttatttttaagaaagaTCTTAAAAGTTTGAGAGTTGAATGATTACACTTTTGATAAATGACTATATTTTCTTAAGATTCATAAAAATTCAcccttattttaaataaaatatttttatttatatttagaaaattatgGAGAGTTTCGTTATGGTAAAACATTCCAAAAAtcttttttagaattaaatatcaatttttgagataaacacaatttttaaatttaccaaaaaatatttcaattttttttttcttttagagtCAACCAAATTTTAATGCTCACCAAAAAAAAttttggagttaaaaaacatatatagtaGAAACCACATTAGAAAATATAAAGTATTCTCTTTATAATTCATTGTATTAATTATTCCAAAAGTTTTATCAACCATAAATGTGTTTACCTTAAATTTTATGACTTGTGaattcaaatttaatgaagTCCAAAGTTGTCATAAGGTgaataaacatatttaattggtaagaaaggaaataaaattgtcaatgaaataaaatatatttaattgtttGGACAAACAATCATATTTAAGGGTCCATATAATGGGCAAGGAggtaaaatatgtataatttgGTTAAAAACCCATAAGTTGGGTTACAATTAATGgtcaaaattctttttatttaaccataatCCTAAAAACCCATGATTGTTGTGCTTCTTCTAACAGTATATTTTAGACTCTTTCCTGTAATAGGTAGTTTATGGCAAAATCTGAACACAAATAGTTCTTCCCTCTCTATGTTGGAGTTGAGTTATCTTTAATAATTAAGAAGAAGCTTGTTCTTAATctcctttgtttgtttttaaattttcttcagataaaaaaaaaaaaaaaaaaaaaaaaaaaaaaaaacgagacaTGGAGATTACAagagtgtttttctttttaaatttttttaaattggctATTAaatgtatctttttttttttttaataatattttatgagttgTTTTATActcttatttatattatgtGTACAGATGATTACAAAATATTATTGTGTGTACAGATGATTTCTATCCATTTTGATAATATCCAGTTTGTTTCATTCGAGTTTTGGTCAATCATGTAAACACGATTAAAGTCATTTGGCATAGCCAAGTAGAGGCATCCGGAAAAGGCATCCAGCCGGAGACAACTTTCGACATTCAACAGCATCCAAAATGTGGGCCTTGTAGTAAGTGGCGTGCATAATTCCAAGCACATGAAGATGAACATGTCATTGAAGCGCATGATCAGAGAATGTGCCTCCATGAGCACAACAGTAAATCAAAATAATCAGTCATGCGATCACTGACTATAAAGAGAAAAGGAGTGAATTGTGTTCATGACCCTCTCTAATCCAACATTTTGTGCACCAACAATTATCTTTCTTAACTGCACTtattccaatttttcttttttacataaTTACATCATCTATCAAGTAAAAAGGATGGTTTTGTCTATATACTTTTCATATCTTTTAGGTCTATTATATGTAATTAGTCTAAAAACTCATATCGAActgtataaatattatttgttttgagtCTAAATGAGTCTTTACGGTTTTAAAATGCGtctaaaagattaaaaagagattatacatatataacatCAAGAATTTTCTCCCCTATTCGATATGAGACATTAGAATTAGAGTGCCTAAAATGTAATTATAgaagatattatttttaattttttaaatataaaattagataGTCTTGTTggataaagaaaattattaattaaatttcatataatATGTTACAAAAcatgagggaaaaaaattacgACATGAAAATGAACATGTAAAGTCCATAGTAATAGATAGTAATGCAAGGAAGAGTGAAAGGCATTTAGTGAAGTGAAAACTCACAAACATGAAATGTTTCAGAagttaataattatatttatttttttaattatatttattttttaaaattatatttattttttaaaattatatttatttttttattatttgtaatattttaaataaaactcaaaaggTACATCTTTTTCAAACATCGATCaacttttccattttcataGCCTCCTTTATGcattaaaaatgtaaaacaaaCTTCTGTGTTTTGTTAACTTATTATTGATGACAAGATGAAATATATAGGTTGTTTCTAATAGGTTATGTGTGACAAACTTTCTATTACCCAGACCCGAAATATAATAATACTATGGgcaaaaaacaattattattattatcaatgttttcataattgaattgatcatttaataaaatttttttatggattcaaGGTTCAATAGTTGGTATGtttaagatgaaaagaaaattataatatctaattttatctttatgtctttttattttattactttaaaattttaaaaattattatgttaattaattcatgttattttcatacttattattatatataaggaTGACAACGAGATAGGTTCTGTACGAGTTGCTCCATCACAACCCCATTcgttttattcaaaataattctcttcctcattctattaaaaaatgaaatgaggCAAGACAGGTATGTGAATTTCCCTTACTCATCCCGTCTtgcttaactttttttttttgaaaaattattttaattatattgaaataaataagtaaaatattataattttttataacttattttattaaaaagtatatatataataggaaaataaaaattaaattaaattaaattaaaatttaaaattaattttatatataatgggTCAGAGCAAGACGGGACAAGGTAATACCCAAACCTCAACTTGAACCTGTcccaagttttaaaaaaaatcttaaacttGTCCCTAATATCACCGTATATTTTAGTTTACAACAATATTAAATGAAAAGGTTGCTTAGTTCAGTGATgcaatccttatttttataattactgGTTTGTAGCTCAAGTTCTGTGCCGTAGCAAGAAGTGATGGGTTGGGTTGTAAGTAATACTGGGCCTAGAAGAGTGGGAGCGCAATATCAACCGGTCAATTCTCAAGGGAACGGGCATGCGGTTCGACGGCCCAACCACTGATTTGAACGGTTCACCACTGATCTAACTCCTCTTTGGTCCAatcctatttttaaaaccatgattgttataataataaatcatgCTATTAATAATAGATTTTACCTTAATAACTCAGAtcgaataataatatttgttttcttaatattttttataatgttttatttttcctttttcaaaacgtttcttaaattaaatataacatgAAATAGTGCTGGGAAGGTTTTCCCATCAGATTCATGTTACCTAAGAACTTGTTGGAGGATGGCCTTGTACAAGTCAAACTGATGAGGCTTAGTGATGGAACCACTGGTGTGCATATGTATCCATTGAAATCATTAGCTACAAGAACAATAAGAACAAACTGACTTCGCTACAAGGAATAATTAGTTTCACCTCATTTGACTATAACAATATTTAATCTTATTGTTTCTATAATGGAGGATGAGGAGGATGTATGAGATAAAGTCATagttaaaacaaaaattgaaaaaaaaaattcttattggAGGTCCATTGATGTGCATCCAATAAGAATTGATATTGGATGGGAAGtctcaaattcttaattagtataaattctttttccataaagaatattatataaaatatttcctaagttaatatattattgtaatattagattttcttatagaataaagatagttattgaaaatatgtctataaatattctaagtcATGAGGGGAAAAGGTTATGAGTTGGTAAACTTGTAAATATTATACAAGATGGATAAAGATATGAAGAAGAATGAGAGAGTACCTACTGGAATGAGAAGGTTTGTGGTAGGGTAGAAATATGAAGAGCGGGaaaaatatgagatattttgGGAGTCCAATAATTGTATTTGGTTATATCCTCTATAATGTTCTAGTTCTATTCTCTATAATGTTCTTTATTATATAGTATAATGATTCTCTTTCATTCGTAGATATAGACATAGTTGGCTGAATCACGTTAAAACCTTATGTACCGTATatgttattgttttatttttacattttttattaacGATGTTTGCATCAAAGCTTTTGCCAACACTACAATTGAATCTATGAATTCATCAATTATGAGTTTGgtagatatgaaaaaaaattaattcaagtaTTAATTGCAAGGCTTATCACGAAAAAAAAATTGCACCAATAAATCTAACAATCCACAATATGCGTCAATCCAAAATATATCGTTCTCTCCATTATCTTGAAAAGGCACTTTTGGAAgatcaataagaaaaaaaaggttagaaaagaaaatcatttttatatgatTATATTGTATGCAAATATTTATGAGATAAGAGGAAGAAGTCCAAAAATATCCGAACAAATCTCTCAAATTGTAttatacaaacaaaaaaaaattatataaatttttggattatttgattaaaagggtagTTGAAAACTCAATTTTGCAAATCTAATCCTCCATAATTTTTAGTCACATTTGAACtaaaatacccttttttttgtgaaaataattttttaaaaaaaaaaacttatatgtaaatatttgaaatagtcTAGATTATTTATGTCaagaatgagtttttttttttttggccaaaTAAATTAGTGTAGCATTGTTCTCAACAAATAGAAAGTTGTGCGAGGTCCACAAACTAAAACTGTGgctccaaaaattattttatttgaaaaaaataaaaattttaagagcAATGGTGAGTTGGACCACTCACCAGAGTATAGAGATATGGCTACTTTGGAAATCCACGTGTTACGTTGCCTTGTTTGCACGTGGCATCACATTCTCTGAGATTCTCTGCCACTCATATGTACATCTTATCTTGAAATAAGACAAAATTGCTTTtcaaagtaataataataataatacaatgcctattattcttcttattattattattgattaattaattttctttaaagttatttttttggGATCAACTCTCTGCACCATTTGACTCAAATTTTATGAGGGTGATAATTAAGTTgaatatttataaatagaaaatagaaaattaagatTATCCACAAGCATTTAGAAAATTCCATAATAACATCCTTaccatattaaaattttaattaaatcttcCTGTGTATGACTAAATTTGGaatatgatgttttttaaataatataagttttaaaaaaaccaagtaatgttttttttggttgaataataaaatttaaaactaaatattttagtttttctattaAACTGAAAAACAAACCCTAtcttaaataagaaattttttaattattagtaaGCTACAAAGAAATGGAACGAGGGTGGTTGCTGTTTCACAAGATTACAAccattttgattgaaaaaaataaggaaaaaattcTATGAAGAAATTAAATTGGGTCTATATCTTTGCTATTATTTCccacaaattaattttaaattaaatttcccTTTTTAAGAAAgcattaactattttttataaatatcatttgtggagacaggaaaaagaaaatgggaaaggATGATGGCAGTTATAATATAGTTCTTCTCCCTGGGATACAGAGAGAAACAGAAGAGGAATGCCCCGAATCATGGCTAGTTTTCACAGCAAAACTGCCCCAGTATTTCAAAAATACTACACAGAACCTTCATGTAGGTACACAAGAATCAACAATGGTAGAATTGGAATCAAAGGTTGTGGCAGAAGTTGGAGAATCAACATAGAGAAAGGGAGGCTTTTCAAGGGAGAAAGAGGGTTTGTGGTGCAATGCTGTAGCTCTTCTTCAACCCCATCAGCTGAGGATCAAAGGGTACTGAGGCTGGTTGGGAAGGTTGCCTTGAGCGAAAAAACGGAGTATGGTAAGGGCCAGTTTGGCTGTTTGGTGAATGAGTATGGCTGGAAGGTGAGAAGGTTGGTTGAGGAGGATGGTGAGATGAGAAAGGTAGCTCAGGTTCAAGCTCAAGCTTTTCATGTGCCTGTGGCCCTCTTCAATGATCTATTCTTTGAGTTCTTTCAGGTTTagtcttctttttcctttctttctttcttttttttgggggAGCTTCTTCTTAGTATATTTCATCTCCTCCCATTTGGGGCACCATGTTGCTGTATTTCCCTCTGTAATCAGCTCTCATTTTTCGCTGTTGCATGGAAAATACAGGCTGAAGTGCCTTCTGGGCTTGTATACAAACTTAGGAACTCTCCTCCAGACAGGTAAAAATGGACTATATTtggaaaatagaacattatTTTGAGTTGTTATCTTGTTTTCGATTTGATGGTTTTGATACattcttatcatttttgtgAGTGCTTTGTATCATCTTGGATATCATTTGCAGCATACTATCCTACATTTGCATATTAACTTTTGTGACAAAAGTGGGATTTGTAGCATactatcttaatttttaaaaaattgattttggttATTCTTCTCACACATTGCTTTATGTGGATTTATTGTTTTAGTGTGTCTAGGTGATGGATGTGTTGCTTCAAAAACTTAGTATAGATTTTAGTGAGAGAGTGCATCTTGGTTAAGACAAGATTA contains the following coding sequences:
- the LOC100246555 gene encoding uncharacterized protein LOC100246555, whose amino-acid sequence is MPRIMASFHSKTAPVFQKYYTEPSCRYTRINNGRIGIKGCGRSWRINIEKGRLFKGERGFVVQCCSSSSTPSAEDQRVLRLVGKVALSEKTEYGKGQFGCLVNEYGWKVRRLVEEDGEMRKVAQVQAQAFHVPVALFNDLFFEFFQAEVPSGLVYKLRNSPPDR